The DNA sequence CGACTCCCACGCCTCGGGCTTCATCCCCGAGGAGAATCCTTGGCGGTAGACTTTTTCGCCAATCTCGATGAATTCGGGTTGGATATTTACGTTCGCCTTTTCCAGTATGAGGAGCACGGCATCCATTATCTCGGGGCCAATGCCATCGCCGCGGGCAATGGTTACTGCTATTTTATTATCCATATATTTTATTTGAGGCGTAATGTTGGTATAAAAACTCACAATACATACTATTGTTTAATGTAAATCGATTTTCTCGTTTGCTTATCTCTTCTTTAAGCAAGAATCGACCAACGAAGGCAACTTGCATTACGTGATTTGAGTGATTCACTGGGGACATACTAACCTCGGCTCCATTATAAATATGCTCTTTTTGGGAGATGTAAATTCCCATTCGTTCGAATTTAAGTTGATTTATAAACTATTTCTTACGAGATATATTAGAACCACAAATAATTCATTCGGTATGATTTTCTTTCCTCCGTTAATTGTATTCATTCGTCAAATTGTCTTATATTGCTGCTATAGTTTGTGTGATATTAATCTGCTATAAAGATGGTATCTGGTAAGTTTTTCCGAGTCATATGCTTTGTTGCTCAGCTAGGATTTGTTCTTGTTGTCGATGTTATTGCTGCTCCAATAGTGGCAGAGGCGTCATCCGATAGCGGATACGTTTATAAAGTTGGACTTCCTAATGTTCCGGGAGTAATGTACCGATGTGCGGATGGAACTCCCGGTGGTTTTTCTGTAGAACTCGTGCAGCACTTGCTCGATGATGAGCATATCCGCTATGTATGGGTGGATGGTTCTTGGGCCGATTTGTTTGAGAAGGTTAAAAAGGGCGAGATCGATATTTTACCCGGCACACAAGTTTCAGCAGAGCGAAAGGCCCATCTCGATTTTTTAAGCAATCGTTTTTATACCATGTGGAGCGAACTCTATGTGGGGAAACATGTGAAGTTTCATGGCTTAAACGATTTGAGAGGGAAGCGTATTGGTCTTATTCGAAACGATAATAATGGGATTGGTTTTGTAAACTATGTTGCCGAATTCCAATTGGAATTTACCCCTGTTTCGTACGAGTCGCATAAGGACGCCGTGGAGGCATTGATACGAAATGAAATATATGCCGTGGCTGGACCATCGCCCAGCTTGTTTGGGGCAATGCTCAACGATGTTCAATCGGCGGGAATATTCTTTAACCCTACCGATTTGAATATAGGCTTTACCAAAGGGAAGCATAAAGCCATTATGGCAAAGATGAATCGTCGCCTGATACAGTATATGGGCAGCGAAACCTCCATTTACGCTAAACTCCTTTCGAAGTATGGCTTAGTTAACGTATCTAAAACGTGGCAACACATACCCTTATGGCTGACGATCTTTCTCTATTCGCTTGTGGGTGCTTTTTTCATAGTAGCTGTATTTGTATTAATTCTTCGGATTCAAGTGAGCCGTAAGACGCTGCAGCTTCGGGAGAAAGAGTTTCTTATGGCTAAGGTTTTGGATCTTGGGGAAATGGGCGTTTGGGGGTTTGATGTTGCCACCCAAAATTATTTCTGGTCGAAGGAGATTTATGCAATGACCGGGTATTCTATGGAAGACATATCCGATTTGAACAACCACATTATTGGGTCTTTTCATCCCGACGATCGCGCGAATGTTCTTACTGCCCTTGCCCGAACTATTGCCACAGGGGCAAATATGGATGTTGAATTCCGGGCAACTTCGAAAAATGGGGGTTACGTTTTTTTGAGGGTAATTGGGACAGTGGCCATGGATAAGGTAGGAAAACCCCAGCGAGTCTTAGGTATTTGCCATAACGTTACCAACCAAAAGAACTATGAATCCACCCTTCTGGGTGCGTTGAGCAAAGCGGAGGAGAGCGAAAGGTTGAAGTCGGCATTTTTGGCCAATGTGAGCCACGAAATTCGAACTCCGCTGAATGCCATTGTTGGATTTTCATCACTTTTGGCTGAAAATCAGATGAAAGAGGAGAAGCGCTTGATTTATTCGAACGTTATTGTTTCCCAAAGCAACACGCTGCTCACGCTAATTAACGATATCATCGATCTTGCAAAGATAGAGGCCGGGGTTATGTCCATTCATGCCGATTTTGAGGTGCGGGCACAGTCGTTTCTCACCGATGTATATGCTAGCCATAAGCTGCTTTGTCCGGAGCATATTAATTTGATTCTGTCGATTCCTCCCGAGTGTAAAAAACTTTCCATAAAGGTGGATGAAATACGTGTGCGGCAAATTCTAAATAATTTTGTCACCAATGCATTTAAGTATGCCGATCCGGGCGACGTGATTCTTGGCGTAAAACTCGACGACGAAAGGCAGCGGATAGAGCTTTATGTGAAAGATAGTGGACCAGGAATTGATCCGCTGCAGCACTCCTCCATCTTTAACCGCTTTTATAAGCTAAATCAATTTAGCCAAGGGCCCGGTTTGGGGTTGTCCATTGCAAAATCACTGGCCGATTTGCTTGGTGGCGAAGTATCCCTGCGCTCTGCCGTAGGAGAGGGGAGCGAGTTTGTTCTTTCGATAAAGCTGTAAGGAATTTAATGCCGTGCATTATTATTGCCACGGTTGGCATGCCGCCCTTACAGTGTTATGCCACGACTTTATAACCTAACGCGACCGCCTTACGGTATTATGCTTTTGCATAAAAGCGATACAATTCTCATAACCAAGATATTTTTCCTAAGACACTTTCTACTTTGTATAATAATACCACTACTTTAGTGTGAGAAATAAACCGAAACAAAAGCTAGGTTTAGCCACCCAAATAAGGGTGGCTAAACCCAACTAAGTTGGGTTTATAAACGAGTTACCCACCATAATAAAAAGAGAGCGACAACGAACATAAACAGAATGACGAACATTAAAACGAGTACTAATAATCAATTAAAAAAGGAGGACACATGCGACACAAACGATTAAAATTAAGTGCAGTACTCTTGTTAGGCTTAGGACTGACAGGACTACAAGCGCAAACCATGTATGTAAAGCAAAGCAACGGCACACAAACCGCTTATGCTTTAAGTAATGTACGAAAGATGACATTCTCTGCGGGGAATGTAACAGTTCAGAAAACCGACAATACCACAGGGGTTTATGCCCTGAGCGGATTAAAGTACCTAAGCTTTCAAGACTTTACAAACGGTATTAACGAGCCACAAACGGCGGCAGGCAGTACTTTGTATGCTTACCCCAACCCTGTAGCCGATATGCTGACCATTGATTTAACAGGCACAAAAAACGGGGAAGGACACATAAGTATTCTAAACCTCGAAGGCAAGGTAATGCAAAAACAACAAACTGAAGGCACAGGCATTGTATCACTCAACTTGAGCCAACTACCACAAGGCATTTACCTTTGCCGTTATACCAACGGGACAGAAACAAAAACAGTAAAAATCATTAAACAATAAAGGAGGAAAAACAATGAAAAAATTATTTTTAGCATTAATTGCCGTAGTTACATTTTTTAATGTAGGGCAAGCCCAAAACGACACTATGTATGTAATGAAAGCAGGTGCTGTGATAAGTAAATACAATGTAAACACACAAGTTGACAGTATCATATTTTATCAACCTACAATAACACAGGGCAACACTTTTACGGATAGCCGCGACGGCAATGTTTACCATACAGTTACTATAGGCAGCCAGGTATGGATGGTCGAAAACTTAAAATACTTGCCAA is a window from the Williamwhitmania taraxaci genome containing:
- a CDS encoding ATP-binding protein → MVSGKFFRVICFVAQLGFVLVVDVIAAPIVAEASSDSGYVYKVGLPNVPGVMYRCADGTPGGFSVELVQHLLDDEHIRYVWVDGSWADLFEKVKKGEIDILPGTQVSAERKAHLDFLSNRFYTMWSELYVGKHVKFHGLNDLRGKRIGLIRNDNNGIGFVNYVAEFQLEFTPVSYESHKDAVEALIRNEIYAVAGPSPSLFGAMLNDVQSAGIFFNPTDLNIGFTKGKHKAIMAKMNRRLIQYMGSETSIYAKLLSKYGLVNVSKTWQHIPLWLTIFLYSLVGAFFIVAVFVLILRIQVSRKTLQLREKEFLMAKVLDLGEMGVWGFDVATQNYFWSKEIYAMTGYSMEDISDLNNHIIGSFHPDDRANVLTALARTIATGANMDVEFRATSKNGGYVFLRVIGTVAMDKVGKPQRVLGICHNVTNQKNYESTLLGALSKAEESERLKSAFLANVSHEIRTPLNAIVGFSSLLAENQMKEEKRLIYSNVIVSQSNTLLTLINDIIDLAKIEAGVMSIHADFEVRAQSFLTDVYASHKLLCPEHINLILSIPPECKKLSIKVDEIRVRQILNNFVTNAFKYADPGDVILGVKLDDERQRIELYVKDSGPGIDPLQHSSIFNRFYKLNQFSQGPGLGLSIAKSLADLLGGEVSLRSAVGEGSEFVLSIKL
- a CDS encoding T9SS type A sorting domain-containing protein; the encoded protein is MRHKRLKLSAVLLLGLGLTGLQAQTMYVKQSNGTQTAYALSNVRKMTFSAGNVTVQKTDNTTGVYALSGLKYLSFQDFTNGINEPQTAAGSTLYAYPNPVADMLTIDLTGTKNGEGHISILNLEGKVMQKQQTEGTGIVSLNLSQLPQGIYLCRYTNGTETKTVKIIKQ